The following proteins are co-located in the Perca fluviatilis chromosome 22, GENO_Pfluv_1.0, whole genome shotgun sequence genome:
- the foxh1 gene encoding forkhead box protein H1: MTKHWPEQSLLAPPALSHLGEHHDHQLDFHRNAQQSFSPSGVARSSSAQHWPYHLARMVPQQLSRLEKPAARHEHLTSATAFMDTAVLPESLYPNPQDAHFKQEGINRDSRNSEREKSSTSGGKKKNYQRYPKPPYSYLAMIAMVIQRSPEKKLPLSEILKEISTLFPFFKGNYKGWRDSVRHNLSSYDCFIKVLKDPGKPQGKGNFWAVELSRVPLELLKRQNTAVSRQDETIFAQDLAPYILQGHKPESEPPPALLSPHPTMCSRNPSPAQEDLFQPKLESSFAIDSLLHSLRPPSASGDVDVSSRDCWGKVECPRSSPSPRPRYASSARSASASSASPASTSSSDEEWKGISLSGKHVPLDGEAGSDGYEDYRPPLHKSARRETVAPPWELPTSYAKYTPPNAVAPPSMRFNGGPLMPMHGGIPLYGYGGSPVAPGHFLGHAYWPILPSGRVSVQAPSLIMDLDNMLQSVPPNKSVFDVIVPTNQNSHPHNQPPSQYTLQNVPPLNRYPQY, from the exons ATGACAAAGCACTGGCCGGAGCAGAGCCTCTTGGCACCACCCGCTCTGTCCCACCTTGGAGAACATCACGACCATCAACTTGACTTCCACAGAAATGCGCAGCAGAGTTTTTCACCCAGCGGTGTAGCGCGGAGCTCTTCAGCTCAACATTGGCCTTACCACTTGGCTCGGATGGTTCCCCAGCAGTTGTCGCGCTTGGAGAAACCCGCAGCGCGCCACGAACACCTCACCAGTGCCACGGCATTCATGGATACAGCCGTACTGCCGGAATCATTGTACCCGAATCCTCAAGATGCCCACTTCAAACAGGAAGGTATTAACCGGGACTCGCGTAACAGTGAACGGGAGAAGAGTAGCACGAGTGGTGGAAAGAAAAAGAACTATCAGCGGTATCCAAAACCACCGTACTCGTACCTTGCTATGATAGCTATGGTCATCCAAAGGTCGCCAGAGAAGAAACTGCCGTTATCTGAG ATCCTGAAGGAGATCAGTACTCTCTTCCCATTCTTCAAAGGAAACTACAAGGGATGGCGGGATTCTGTGCGACACAACCTCTCCTCTTATGACTGCTTTATAAAG GTGCTGAAGGACCCGGGGAAGCCTCAAGGCAAAGGCAACTTCTGGGCGGTGGAGTTGAGCCGTGTTCCTCTGGAGCTCCTCAAGAGGCAAAACACGGCTGTGTCTCGCCAGGATGAGACAATCTTTGCCCAGGATCTGGCCCCCTACATCCTGCAGGGACACAAACCAGAATCTGAACCACCACCTGCCCTCCTCAGCCCCCACCCAACCATGTGCTCAAGAAACCCCTCCCCAGCACAGGAGGACTTGTTCCAACCCAAGCTGGAGTCATCCTTCGCCATCGACTCTCTGCTACACAGCCTGCGGCCACCTAGTGCCTCCGGGGATGTGGATGTGTCTAGCAGGGACTGCTGGGGCAAGGTGGAGTGCCCTCGGTCTTCACCATCTCCACGGCCTCGATACGCCTCCTCTGCCCGTAGTGCCTCGGCCAGCTCTGCCAGCCcagcctccacctcctcctctgatGAGGAATGGAAAGGGATTTCCCTGTCTGGGAAGCATGTTCCTCTTGATGGTGAGGCTGGGTCAGATGGTTATGAGGACTACAGACCGCCACTGCACAAGTCCGCCAGACGGGAGACTGTTGCACCTCCATGGGAGCTTCCCACCTCCTACGCTAAATATACTCCCCCTAATGCTGTTGCCCCACCCAGCATGCGGTTCAATGGAGGTCCTCTAATGCCAATGCATGGAGGAATTCCTCTTTATGGCTACGGTGGCTCTCCTGTGGCACCTGGTCACTTCTTAGGTCATGCCTATTGGCCCATCCTCCCCAGCGGACGAGTTTCTGTCCAAGCCCCTTCCCTCATCATGGACCTGGACAACATGTTGCAATCTGTGCCTCCAAATAAGAGTGTGTTTGACGTGATAGTACCAACCAATCAGAACTCTCATCCACATAATCAACCACCCAGTCAGTACACCCTGCAGAATGTGCCTCCCCTTAACAGGTATCCTCAGTACTGA